The following proteins are encoded in a genomic region of Triticum dicoccoides isolate Atlit2015 ecotype Zavitan chromosome 1B, WEW_v2.0, whole genome shotgun sequence:
- the LOC119315437 gene encoding glutenin, low molecular weight subunit 1D1-like, translating into MKTFLIFALLAVAATSAIAQMETSHIPSLEKPLQQQPLPLQQILWYQQQQPIQQQPQPFPQQPPCSQQQQPPLSQQQQPPFSQQQPPFSQQQQPVLPQQPPFSQQQQQFPQQQQPLLPQQPPFSQQQPPFSQQQQQPPFSQQQQQPILPQQPPFSQHQQPVLPQQQIPSVQPSILQQLNPCKVFLQQQCSPVAMPQSLARSQMLWQSSCHVMQQQCCRQLPQIPEQSRYDAIRAIIYSIVLQEQQHGQGLNQPQQQQPQQSVQGVSQPQQQQKQLGQCSFQQPQQQQLGQWPQQQQVPQGTLLQPHQIAQLEVMTSIALRTLPTMCSVNVPVYGTTTIVPFGVGTRVGAY; encoded by the coding sequence ATGAAGACCTTCCTCATCTTTGCCCTCCTCGCCGTTGCGGCGACAAGTGCCATTGCACAAATGGAGACTAGCCACATCCCTAGCTTGGAGAAACCATTGCAACAACAACCATTACCACTACAACAAATATTATGGTACCAACAACAACAACCCATCCAACAACAACCACAACCATTTCCACAACAGCCACCATGTTCACAGCAACAACAACCACCATTATCGCAACAACAACAACCACCATTTTCACAACAACAACCACCATTTTCGCAGCAACAACAACCCGTTCTACCGCAACAACCACCATTTTCGCAGCAACAACAACAATTTCCGCAGCAACAACAACCACTTTTACCGCAACAACCACCATTTTCGCAGCAACAACCACCATTTtctcagcagcagcaacaaccaccattttcgcagcaacaacaacaaccaatTCTACCGCAACAACCACCATTTTCACAACACCAACAACCAGTTCTACCGCAACAACAAATACCATCTGTTCAGCCATCTATCTTGCAGCAGCTAAACCCATGCAAGGTATTCCTCCAGCAGCAATGCAGCCCTGTGGCAATGCCACAAAGTCTTGCTAGgtcgcaaatgttgtggcagagtaGTTGCCATGTGATGCAGCAACAATGTTGCCGGCAGCTGCCGCAGATCCCCGAACAATCACGCTACGATGCAATCCGTGCCATCATCTACTCGATCGTCCTACAAGAACAACAACATGGTCAGGGTTTGAACCAACCTCAGCAGCAACAACCCCAACAGTCGGTCCAAGGTGTCTCCCAACCCCAACAACAACAGAAGCAGCTCGGACAGTGTTCTTTCCAACAACCTCAACAACAACAACTGGGTCAATGGCCTCAACAACAACAGGTACCCCAGGGTACCTTGTTGCAGCCACACCAAATAGCTCAACTTGAGGTGATGACTTCCATTGCACTTCGTACCCTGCCAACGATGTGCAGTGTCAACGTGCCGGTGTACGGCACCACCACTATTGTGCCATTCGGCGTTGGCACCCGAGTTGGTGCCTACTGA